One genomic window of Numida meleagris isolate 19003 breed g44 Domestic line chromosome 1, NumMel1.0, whole genome shotgun sequence includes the following:
- the LOC110392818 gene encoding arg8-vasotocin receptor-like — protein sequence MKNFSFPMQDSTHQTKSPPHRFPSLTNNSDPVGRPERDEQLAQVEIAVLGVIFLTASVGNFILILVLWRRRKKLSRMYVFMLHLSVADLVVAFFQVLPQLIWDITDIFIGPDFLCRIIKYLQLLGMFASTYMIVVMTVDRYQAVCYPMVTFQKKRALWNIPICTSWCISLILSLPQVFIFSKTEISPGIFECWAEFIQPWGPKAYVTWIFIVIFFIPSTILIICQVKICKIIKRNIYVKKQNEYEVTNQKQVLPSRASSVNCISKAMIKTVKMTVVTVVAYVLCWSPFFIAQLWSVWFPSGITEGSAFTIIMLLGNLNSCTNPWIYMYFCGHIPYCTNKQLENTSAQEESVVTGSIHLVDRDPEENSTYA from the exons atgaagaatttttcatttcctatgcAGGATAGCACACATCAGACTAAAAGTCCTCCTCACAGATTCCCGAGTTTGACAAATAATTCAGATCCTGTTGGAAGACCGGAAAGAGATGAGCAATTAGCTCAAGTAGAGATTGCTGTACTGGGGGTGATATTTCTGACAGCGTCTGTGGGCAATTTTATTCTCATTCTGGTGCtgtggagaagaagaaagaagctcTCTAGGATGTATGTATTCATGCTGCACCTCAGCGTAGCTGACTTAGTGGTAGCTTTTTTTCAAGTGCTGCCTCAACTCATATGGGATATTACAGATATTTTCATAGGGCCAGATTTCTTGTGCAGAATTATCAAGTATCTGCAATTGCTAGGCATGTTTGCCTCTACTTATATGATAGTGGTCATGACAGTGGACAGATATCAAGCAGTTTGCTACCCTATGGTCACTTTCCAAAAGAAGAGAGCTCTGTGGAACATTCCCATTTGCACCAGCTGGTGTATATCCTTGATTCTTAGCCTACcacaggtatttattttttctaagacTGAAATATCTCCCGGTATCTTTGAATGTTGGGCTGAATTTATTCAACCATGGGGCCCAAAGGCATACGTGACTTGGATTTTTATAGTCATATTCTTCATTCCCTCGACCATCCTCATCATATGCCAGGTTAAGATTtgcaaaataatcaaaagaaatatatacgtgaaaaaacagaatgaatatGAAGTAACGAATCAGAAGCAAGTCCTGCCATCCcgagccagcagtgtgaacTGCATTTCAAAGGCTATGATCAAGACTGTAAAAATGACAGTGGTGACAGTTGTTGCATATGTTCTCTGTTGGTCACCATTCTTCATTGCACAGCTGTGGTCTGTGTGGTTCCCCAGTGGCATCACTGAAG GTTCAGCATTCACCATTATCATGCTTCTCGGCAATTTAAATAGTTGCACCAACCCATGgatttacatgtatttttgtGGCCACATTCCATATTGCACAAATAAGCAGCTGGAGAACACATCAGCTCAAGAGGAGTCAGTGGTCACAGGAAGCATTCATCTTGTAGACAGAGACCCCGAGGAAAACAGTACTTATGCATAA